Proteins encoded in a region of the Mariprofundus ferrinatatus genome:
- a CDS encoding 2Fe-2S iron-sulfur cluster-binding protein, with product MSKFIKIDGVEVPFEEGQTIMDAALAADIYIPHLCHRPGLSPHGSCKLCTVDVNGRAVSSCTMPASEGMEIENDTPALKKVRKTITQMLFVEGNHLCPSCEKTGDCTLQAVAYHLDMLDGHFPQFYPRREVDASHSSLVIDRDRCIMCELCVRASREIDGKDVFAISGRGTGRHLIVNSPTGKLGDSDIELDDLAAHICPVGAILIKDHGYEVPIGRRTFDLHSVAETDLEEVILKKSAHHDEGEERDPNEGGVYGV from the coding sequence ATGAGTAAATTCATTAAAATCGATGGCGTAGAAGTCCCCTTCGAGGAGGGGCAGACCATCATGGATGCAGCACTGGCTGCAGACATCTATATCCCGCACCTCTGCCACAGGCCGGGGCTAAGCCCTCATGGCAGTTGCAAACTCTGTACCGTCGATGTCAACGGCCGCGCCGTCTCCTCCTGTACGATGCCGGCAAGTGAAGGCATGGAGATCGAAAACGATACCCCTGCACTCAAAAAGGTTCGCAAGACAATCACCCAGATGCTCTTCGTCGAAGGCAATCACCTCTGTCCATCATGCGAAAAGACCGGCGACTGCACGCTGCAGGCGGTGGCATACCATCTGGACATGCTCGATGGCCACTTTCCGCAGTTCTATCCGCGCCGTGAGGTGGATGCCTCCCACTCCTCGCTGGTGATCGATCGTGACCGCTGCATCATGTGCGAACTCTGCGTGCGCGCCAGTCGGGAGATTGATGGCAAGGATGTCTTCGCCATTTCAGGTCGTGGCACCGGACGCCATCTGATTGTCAACTCACCCACCGGCAAGCTGGGCGACTCCGATATCGAACTGGATGATCTGGCCGCCCATATCTGTCCGGTCGGTGCGATCCTGATCAAGGATCACGGATATGAGGTGCCGATCGGTCGACGCACCTTCGACCTGCACTCTGTCGCCGAGACCGATCTCGAAGAGGTCATTCTGAAGAAGAGTGCGCATCACGATGAGGGTGAAGAGCGCGATCCAAATGAGGGAGGTGTTTACGGTGTCTAA
- the hrpA gene encoding ATP-dependent RNA helicase HrpA encodes MGRDLQTINDLTAQLETCMLTDRRGLSKRLHGLRQRHKQGKPVDRSLAKLAEEIAASTACFSRRTENRPAVTYPEELPVSGKRDEISAAIKAHQVVIIAGETGSGKTTQIPKICIELGRGVAGQIGHTQPRRIAARSVAGRIATELNSRIGEHVGYKVRFSDQTKKSGYIKLMTDGILLAEIQSDPKLLAYDTIIIDEAHERSLNIDFLLGYLRQLLPHRPELKVIITSATINTERFSSFFNNAPVIEVSGRSYPVDIHYRPLQGDEDEQDRALPDAIVEAVDELAGADPLGDILVFLPGEREIREVSEVLHRHTMRDTEIIPLLSRLSPAEQDRVFQSHKGRRIVLATNVAETSLTVPGIRFVIDSGLARISRYSARTKVQRLPIEPISQASANQRSGRCGRIAAGTCIRLYAEDNFNNRPAQTDPEIRRTNLASVILQMSNLGLGDLEKFPFMDAPDKRAIRDGYLLLEELQAVDEAKRLTPIGRRLVRLPVDPRIGRMLLQADRERSLHELLIIAAALSVQDPRLRPMDMQQQADEKHRLFSDPASDFIGWLKLWNWYHEQARHLSRSKLRKLCHERYLSYIRLREWHDLHGQLLGLVREMKMTPNREPASSDEIHRALLAGLLSHVGLYDQEKRNYLGSRGLRFALFPGSALFKKQPKWVVCGELVETARLYGRTAAAIDPAWLEGLAPHLLKRSYSEPHWSQKRAQVAAYEKVSLYGLAIIGRRHIHYGPVDPKLCRELFIRHALVQFEYRTHAKFMQHNRRLVSELEGLEAKSRRRDLLAEEQAIFDFFDAIVPEGVHSGKLFEQWRKQAEQKKPQLLYLDRHTLLHHKDAEVDHTAFPDYFSDGPAKLKLGYHFDPTHKADGVTVSVPMAALGGLDANRFDWLVPGMLEEKLVALIKGLPKSLRRNFVPAPQFAKAAAERMAFGEGNLLDEFSRTLGTMTGITPYHSDWNNGALPLHLQMKFRIIGDGGKTVAIGNDLIALQQQFAEASRSSVQSLDAAKEIQREGITRWDLGDLSEAIQVVRKGVQIVLFPALCDCGNSVAIRIFESRHEAQASMRTGLCRLFMLHLHQQVEMLKKSTPQLQKLALQYALIADPATLKDELISAAFDATFMTDPLPRSEEAFLARLDRGRADIVANARKLADCVSTALTAHTELIAALAASRSPQLKPVVDDIRQQLLRLVYPGFVAATPAEWLYHYPRFIEAAKIRLGKAGRNLKQDGQHTAAIAQLWSHCAARLETLQKTKGDTTAIDAFRWLLEELRVSLFAQELKTSVPVSLKKLESLWQELR; translated from the coding sequence CCCATCAGGTAGTGATCATTGCAGGTGAGACAGGATCGGGTAAAACCACACAGATCCCCAAAATATGCATTGAGCTGGGGCGAGGTGTTGCTGGCCAGATCGGCCATACCCAGCCACGCCGTATTGCAGCCCGCTCTGTGGCCGGGCGCATCGCCACGGAACTGAACAGCCGGATCGGAGAACATGTCGGCTACAAGGTGCGTTTCTCCGACCAGACAAAAAAGAGTGGTTACATCAAGCTGATGACCGACGGCATCCTGCTGGCCGAGATTCAGAGTGATCCGAAACTGCTCGCTTATGACACGATCATCATCGATGAAGCGCATGAGCGCAGCCTCAATATCGACTTCCTGCTCGGCTACCTGAGGCAGTTGTTACCTCATCGTCCCGAGCTTAAAGTGATCATTACATCCGCCACAATCAATACGGAACGCTTCTCATCCTTCTTCAACAATGCCCCCGTCATTGAGGTCTCCGGACGCAGCTATCCGGTCGATATCCACTATCGACCGCTTCAGGGAGATGAGGATGAGCAGGATCGGGCACTACCGGATGCAATCGTCGAGGCAGTGGATGAACTGGCAGGAGCGGACCCGCTGGGTGATATTCTCGTATTCCTGCCGGGCGAGCGGGAAATCCGGGAAGTCTCGGAGGTGCTGCATCGCCACACCATGCGTGACACCGAGATCATACCGCTGCTCTCCCGCCTCTCGCCTGCCGAACAGGATCGCGTATTCCAGTCACACAAGGGGCGCCGCATCGTGCTCGCCACCAATGTGGCGGAAACATCCCTGACCGTGCCTGGCATCCGCTTTGTCATCGACTCGGGGCTGGCACGCATCAGCCGCTACAGCGCCCGCACCAAGGTGCAGCGGCTGCCGATCGAGCCGATTTCGCAGGCCTCGGCCAACCAGCGTTCAGGACGCTGCGGACGCATTGCTGCAGGCACCTGTATCCGCTTATATGCTGAGGATAATTTCAACAACCGCCCTGCTCAGACCGATCCGGAAATTCGCCGCACCAATCTGGCCAGTGTGATCCTGCAGATGAGCAACCTGGGACTCGGCGATCTGGAAAAGTTCCCCTTCATGGATGCGCCGGACAAACGGGCCATTCGTGATGGCTATCTGCTTCTCGAAGAGCTGCAGGCGGTCGATGAGGCAAAGAGACTCACTCCGATCGGCAGGAGGCTTGTGCGGCTGCCGGTCGATCCGCGTATCGGCCGCATGCTGTTGCAGGCCGATCGTGAACGTTCGTTGCATGAGTTGCTGATCATCGCCGCAGCCCTGTCGGTGCAGGATCCGCGCCTGAGGCCGATGGATATGCAGCAGCAAGCCGATGAGAAACACCGCTTATTTTCAGATCCGGCATCCGACTTTATCGGCTGGCTGAAGCTCTGGAACTGGTATCACGAGCAGGCGCGTCACCTCTCCCGCTCCAAACTGCGCAAGCTCTGCCATGAACGTTATCTCTCCTATATACGATTGCGGGAGTGGCACGACCTGCACGGCCAGCTGCTCGGGCTGGTGCGCGAAATGAAGATGACGCCAAACAGAGAGCCTGCCAGCAGCGATGAGATCCATCGCGCCCTTCTCGCGGGCCTTCTAAGCCATGTCGGCCTCTACGATCAGGAAAAACGCAACTATCTCGGTTCCCGCGGCCTGAGATTCGCACTCTTCCCCGGCTCCGCTCTTTTTAAGAAACAGCCGAAATGGGTGGTATGCGGCGAGCTTGTTGAAACCGCCCGCCTCTATGGCCGTACTGCTGCCGCCATCGACCCGGCCTGGCTGGAGGGACTTGCACCGCACCTGCTCAAACGAAGCTACAGCGAACCACACTGGTCACAAAAACGGGCACAGGTAGCGGCCTATGAAAAGGTAAGCCTTTACGGCCTTGCCATTATCGGAAGACGCCATATTCACTATGGTCCTGTCGATCCGAAACTCTGTCGCGAACTCTTCATCCGCCATGCTCTGGTGCAGTTCGAATATCGCACGCATGCAAAATTCATGCAGCACAACCGCCGCCTGGTTAGCGAACTTGAGGGGCTTGAAGCCAAATCACGGCGACGCGATCTGCTGGCCGAGGAGCAGGCCATCTTCGATTTCTTCGATGCCATCGTTCCGGAGGGTGTTCATAGCGGCAAGCTCTTCGAACAGTGGCGCAAACAGGCGGAGCAGAAAAAGCCGCAACTGCTCTATCTCGACCGTCATACCCTGCTGCATCATAAGGATGCAGAGGTCGATCACACGGCTTTCCCGGACTACTTCAGCGACGGGCCGGCGAAGCTGAAACTCGGCTATCACTTTGATCCGACTCACAAGGCCGATGGCGTCACCGTAAGCGTGCCGATGGCGGCGCTCGGCGGCCTTGATGCGAACCGATTTGACTGGCTGGTACCGGGCATGCTGGAGGAGAAGCTCGTCGCGCTGATCAAGGGGCTGCCCAAGTCGCTCAGGCGGAACTTCGTTCCCGCGCCGCAGTTCGCCAAAGCCGCTGCCGAACGCATGGCATTCGGAGAGGGGAATCTGCTTGATGAATTTTCCCGCACACTTGGAACGATGACCGGCATAACACCGTACCACAGCGACTGGAACAACGGGGCGCTGCCGCTCCACCTGCAGATGAAGTTCCGCATCATCGGCGATGGCGGCAAGACCGTTGCCATTGGCAATGACCTGATCGCGCTGCAGCAGCAGTTTGCCGAAGCCAGTCGCAGCAGCGTGCAGTCGCTCGATGCGGCAAAAGAGATTCAGCGCGAAGGGATCACCCGCTGGGATCTCGGTGATCTTTCGGAAGCGATTCAGGTGGTGCGCAAGGGGGTACAGATCGTGCTCTTCCCGGCCCTCTGTGACTGCGGCAACAGTGTCGCCATACGCATCTTCGAAAGCCGCCATGAAGCACAAGCAAGCATGCGCACAGGCCTCTGCCGGCTCTTCATGCTGCACCTGCACCAGCAGGTGGAGATGCTGAAGAAGAGTACACCGCAGCTGCAGAAACTGGCCCTGCAGTATGCCCTGATTGCCGATCCCGCAACACTTAAGGATGAACTGATTTCAGCCGCATTCGATGCGACATTCATGACCGACCCTCTGCCTCGCAGCGAGGAGGCATTCCTTGCCCGTCTTGACCGGGGGAGAGCGGATATCGTCGCAAATGCCAGGAAACTGGCCGATTGCGTGAGCACAGCCCTCACTGCCCACACCGAGCTAATTGCAGCACTTGCAGCGAGCAGGTCCCCCCAACTCAAGCCCGTGGTCGATGACATCAGGCAGCAGCTTCTACGCCTGGTTTACCCCGGCTTCGTAGCCGCAACACCCGCCGAATGGCTTTACCACTACCCCCGCTTCATCGAGGCGGCCAAAATCCGGCTTGGCAAAGCCGGCCGCAATCTGAAGCAGGATGGCCAGCATACCGCCGCCATCGCACAACTCTGGAGCCACTGTGCTGCCAGACTTGAAACCCTGCAAAAAACGAAGGGCGATACCACTGCCATCGACGCCTTCCGGTGGCTACTTGAAGAGTTGCGCGTATCCCTCTTTGCACAGGAGCTGAAAACAAGCGTACCGGTTTCGCTCAAGAAGCTGGAGTCGCTCTGGCAGGAGCTCCGTTAG
- a CDS encoding Ni/Fe hydrogenase subunit alpha yields the protein MEQNQSNLRRVAIDPVTRVEGHGKVTLLLDEANHVREARFHIVEFRGFEKFIQGRPYWEVPYFVQRLCGICPVSHHLAAAKAVDQLVGVYDLTPTTEKLRKLLHFGQTLQSHALHFFHLSSPDLLFGFGSNLEHRNIVGVIEDFPDLALKGVRLRKYGQQVIEVIAGKRVHGAATVPGGMNKSLTIEERDRLLGDIDDVLGWAADAVALNEKIHMEHPENHGFGRLISNYLSMVGTNGELELYHGGLRASRPDGGNIFDQFDYRGYYNIIREEVRSWSYMKFPYLTELGRDNGWYRVGPLARINNCDFISTPLAESARQRFKAFAGGGFVHDTLAYHWARMIEVLHCAEAIQELLLDPDILGTDLITKGEKQEEGIGVIEAPRGTLFHHYKVNEDGTIKKANLIVSTTSNNQAMNESVRSVANEYLDGNEITEGLLNHLEVAIRAYDPCLSCATHALGKMPLVVELLAPDGRMVDRVAKGSNGSITRTL from the coding sequence ATGGAACAGAACCAGTCAAACCTGCGCCGTGTCGCCATCGATCCGGTCACCCGCGTCGAAGGCCACGGCAAAGTCACGCTGCTGCTCGATGAGGCAAACCATGTGCGCGAGGCGCGCTTCCATATCGTCGAGTTCCGCGGTTTCGAAAAGTTTATTCAGGGACGACCCTACTGGGAGGTCCCCTACTTCGTGCAGCGACTGTGCGGAATCTGCCCTGTCTCGCACCATCTGGCGGCGGCCAAGGCGGTTGACCAGCTGGTCGGCGTCTATGACCTGACACCTACCACCGAGAAGCTGCGCAAACTGCTCCACTTCGGGCAGACACTGCAGAGCCATGCGCTGCACTTCTTCCATCTCTCATCACCCGATCTGCTCTTCGGTTTCGGCTCCAATCTCGAACACCGCAACATCGTCGGCGTGATCGAGGATTTCCCCGATCTGGCACTCAAGGGTGTACGGCTGCGCAAGTACGGGCAGCAGGTGATCGAGGTGATCGCCGGTAAACGTGTGCATGGTGCGGCCACCGTGCCGGGCGGCATGAACAAGTCGCTCACTATCGAAGAGCGCGACCGGCTGCTTGGCGATATCGACGACGTCCTCGGCTGGGCGGCGGATGCCGTGGCGCTGAACGAAAAGATCCACATGGAGCATCCGGAGAACCACGGTTTCGGCAGGCTCATCAGCAACTACCTCAGCATGGTCGGCACAAACGGAGAGCTGGAACTCTACCACGGCGGACTGCGTGCCAGCCGCCCCGACGGCGGCAACATCTTCGACCAGTTCGACTACCGCGGCTACTACAACATTATCCGTGAAGAGGTGCGCTCGTGGAGCTACATGAAGTTCCCATATCTCACCGAACTCGGCCGTGACAACGGCTGGTACCGCGTCGGTCCGCTGGCGCGTATCAATAACTGCGATTTTATCTCCACACCACTGGCGGAAAGTGCACGCCAGCGTTTCAAGGCGTTCGCTGGAGGCGGCTTCGTGCACGACACGCTCGCCTACCACTGGGCGCGTATGATCGAAGTACTCCACTGCGCCGAGGCGATTCAGGAACTGCTGCTCGACCCCGATATCCTCGGCACCGACCTGATCACTAAGGGCGAGAAACAGGAGGAGGGCATCGGCGTGATTGAAGCGCCGCGCGGCACCCTGTTCCACCACTACAAGGTCAATGAAGATGGCACGATCAAAAAGGCCAACCTGATCGTATCGACCACCAGCAATAATCAGGCAATGAATGAATCGGTGCGCTCGGTAGCCAACGAATATCTCGATGGCAACGAGATCACCGAGGGGCTGCTGAATCATCTGGAAGTTGCGATCCGCGCCTACGACCCCTGCCTCTCCTGTGCCACACATGCGCTTGGCAAGATGCCGCTGGTGGTCGAGCTTCTCGCGCCTGACGGGCGCATGGTCGATCGCGTCGCCAAAGGGTCAAACGGCTCGATTACCCGGACACTTTGA
- a CDS encoding hydrogenase maturation protease: MNILIFGYGNPGRGDDALGPELVAAIQAENIPGIECQDDMQLQVEHVTDLTGRDAILFIDADASCVAPFHFSEISAEKDDSYTSHAMTPHALLHAFHTVYGKDAPPAFLMRIRGYQFELGEALSSDASENLEAASLFIRNLCKSPYAESWRSLHRG, encoded by the coding sequence TTGAACATCCTGATCTTCGGTTATGGCAACCCGGGTCGCGGCGATGATGCGCTCGGCCCGGAGCTTGTTGCTGCCATTCAGGCGGAGAATATTCCCGGCATAGAGTGCCAGGATGATATGCAGTTGCAGGTGGAGCATGTCACCGATTTAACCGGCCGCGATGCGATCCTTTTCATTGATGCCGATGCATCGTGCGTTGCCCCTTTCCACTTCTCGGAAATTTCAGCCGAGAAGGATGACAGCTACACCAGCCATGCGATGACGCCGCATGCCCTGCTACACGCCTTCCACACCGTTTATGGAAAAGATGCCCCGCCCGCCTTCCTGATGCGCATCCGCGGCTACCAGTTCGAACTCGGTGAAGCCCTGAGTAGCGATGCTTCGGAGAACCTGGAAGCGGCCAGCCTGTTTATCCGGAACCTGTGTAAGAGCCCCTATGCTGAATCCTGGCGCAGCCTTCACAGGGGGTGA
- a CDS encoding YebC/PmpR family DNA-binding transcriptional regulator: MGRAFEVRKASMAKTAAAKTKVYSKYGREIYVSAKNGGTDPNTNLTLRRLMEKAKKDQVPGHIIDKALDKASGAGGEDFTSTRYEGFGPAGTMLIVDCLTDNGTRSFNDVRLCFTKNDAKLGGPGAVAHMFDHLAIFSFKGDDEDAVLEALMMADVDVTDIEHEGGIITVFAPSSEFNNARTALLDAMPGLEFDVEDISYVPQNAVTISGEDAATFEKLLDMLNDCDDVQNVYHNAELAE, from the coding sequence ATGGGAAGAGCATTTGAAGTCCGCAAGGCATCGATGGCCAAAACGGCCGCAGCCAAGACCAAGGTCTATTCGAAATATGGCCGTGAGATCTATGTATCCGCCAAGAACGGCGGCACCGATCCGAATACCAACCTGACCCTGCGCCGCCTGATGGAGAAAGCGAAAAAGGATCAGGTGCCGGGACACATCATCGACAAGGCACTCGATAAAGCGAGCGGCGCCGGTGGCGAGGATTTTACAAGCACGCGCTATGAGGGCTTCGGCCCCGCCGGAACCATGCTGATTGTCGACTGCCTCACCGATAACGGTACCCGCAGCTTCAACGACGTGCGCCTCTGCTTCACCAAAAACGATGCCAAGCTCGGGGGGCCCGGTGCGGTTGCCCACATGTTCGACCATCTCGCCATCTTCTCCTTTAAGGGTGATGATGAGGATGCGGTTCTGGAGGCGCTGATGATGGCCGATGTCGATGTGACCGACATCGAGCATGAGGGTGGCATCATTACTGTTTTTGCCCCGAGCAGCGAATTCAACAACGCCCGCACCGCACTGCTTGATGCCATGCCCGGCCTTGAATTCGACGTGGAGGACATCTCCTACGTGCCACAGAACGCGGTCACCATCAGTGGTGAGGATGCGGCCACCTTCGAGAAGCTGCTCGACATGCTCAACGACTGCGACGATGTGCAGAACGTTTACCACAACGCTGAACTGGCAGAGTAG
- a CDS encoding NADH-ubiquinone oxidoreductase-F iron-sulfur binding region domain-containing protein, producing the protein MTMNTQPPEHLLHVMHAHQEEHRFISDQAVNSIAEKLKLPRAQVEAVREFYAFFHSKPRGTYDLLFSNCTSCGSPSLMRQLCELLHVTADKTRSDGAVSIGETSCIGMCDHGASLLVNGRPLHSLDGSRIEAIAKLIEAATPVEQWPAEWFEINNHIHRSDLLLKESFTPGAALHAVEAGGADAALEKIRFSDLRGRGGAGFSTAQKWQFCREAAGDTRYVICNADEGEPGTFKDRVLLTSYADAVFEGMALCGRIIGARQGYIYLRAEYRYLLDRLENRLAERREAGLLGEKILGIEGFDFDIEIVVGAGAYICGEESALIESLEEKPGNPRIRPPFPVTHGYMGKPTVVNNVETLAAAAAIVLHGERWFRGAGTWQSRGTKILSVSGDCARPGIYEYPFGVSINDILKDCGAVQVQAVQVGGPSGRLVDPSHFDHHIAFEDLATGGSLMIFHHSRNLLEVIRNFTCFFTHESCGFCTPCRVGTALLKNGMDKVASGHGTAHDLDELKATAALVSRRSHCGLGMTAPNPIRDGLKYFPELFEARLLHQEMEPEFNLDASLEEARQLTHRDDAEAHL; encoded by the coding sequence ATGACCATGAATACTCAGCCACCCGAGCACCTGTTGCATGTAATGCATGCACATCAGGAAGAGCACCGCTTTATCTCAGATCAGGCGGTGAACAGCATCGCTGAAAAGCTGAAGCTGCCGCGCGCACAGGTGGAAGCAGTCAGGGAGTTTTACGCCTTCTTCCATAGCAAGCCTCGCGGAACATACGATCTGTTGTTCAGCAACTGTACCAGTTGCGGCAGCCCGTCCCTGATGCGCCAGTTGTGCGAACTGCTGCATGTCACAGCCGACAAAACACGAAGTGACGGAGCAGTAAGTATTGGCGAGACCTCCTGCATCGGCATGTGCGATCATGGCGCCTCGCTGCTTGTCAACGGCCGTCCGCTGCACTCACTGGACGGCAGTCGAATCGAGGCGATCGCAAAGCTCATAGAGGCTGCAACCCCTGTAGAACAGTGGCCTGCAGAGTGGTTTGAGATCAACAACCACATCCACCGTTCCGATCTGCTGCTGAAAGAGTCGTTTACCCCGGGTGCTGCACTGCATGCAGTTGAAGCAGGTGGTGCCGATGCCGCCCTTGAGAAAATCCGCTTCTCCGACCTGAGGGGGCGCGGCGGTGCCGGCTTCAGCACGGCCCAGAAATGGCAATTCTGCCGTGAGGCGGCGGGCGATACCCGCTATGTCATATGCAATGCAGATGAGGGCGAGCCCGGAACCTTCAAGGACCGTGTACTGCTGACCTCCTATGCCGATGCCGTTTTTGAGGGCATGGCTCTCTGCGGCCGCATTATCGGTGCCAGACAGGGATATATTTACCTGCGTGCCGAATACCGCTATCTGCTTGACCGGCTGGAGAATAGGCTTGCCGAACGGCGTGAAGCCGGCCTCCTCGGCGAGAAGATACTCGGCATCGAGGGTTTTGATTTCGATATTGAGATCGTGGTTGGCGCCGGCGCCTATATCTGCGGCGAAGAGTCCGCACTGATCGAATCGCTGGAAGAGAAACCGGGCAATCCGCGCATCCGTCCGCCATTTCCCGTTACCCACGGCTACATGGGCAAACCGACCGTGGTCAACAATGTCGAGACGCTGGCTGCCGCCGCTGCGATCGTACTTCATGGTGAACGCTGGTTCCGTGGAGCAGGCACATGGCAATCACGAGGCACCAAGATTCTGTCCGTCTCAGGAGACTGCGCACGCCCCGGCATCTACGAATACCCCTTCGGTGTCTCGATCAACGATATCCTGAAGGATTGCGGTGCGGTGCAGGTGCAGGCGGTACAGGTTGGCGGCCCCTCCGGTCGACTGGTTGATCCGTCCCACTTCGATCACCATATCGCCTTTGAAGATCTCGCCACCGGCGGCTCTCTGATGATCTTCCATCACTCCCGCAACCTGCTGGAGGTGATTCGCAACTTCACCTGCTTCTTCACGCATGAGAGCTGCGGTTTCTGTACCCCGTGCCGTGTCGGTACGGCACTGCTGAAAAACGGCATGGACAAGGTTGCCAGCGGCCACGGCACTGCCCATGACCTTGATGAGCTGAAAGCTACCGCAGCACTGGTATCCCGCCGCTCCCACTGCGGCCTGGGCATGACGGCGCCTAATCCGATCCGTGACGGTCTGAAATATTTCCCTGAACTGTTTGAAGCACGCCTGCTGCATCAGGAGATGGAACCGGAGTTCAATCTGGATGCATCGCTTGAAGAGGCCCGGCAACTTACACACCGTGATGATGCTGAGGCACACCTATGA
- a CDS encoding NADP oxidoreductase: MREVFTVSKVRVATTSLAGCFGCHMSFLDMDERIVGLLEHVEFSRSPINDIKHCDPCDIGLVEGALCNADNVHVLKEFRENCKILIAVGACAINGGVPAMRNHFTLQECLEEAFLDMIGVDNPHIPNDVEIPLLLSKVHPLHEVVKVDYYLPGCPPSADAFVKVLTDLLEGKEPSLPKSMLHYD; the protein is encoded by the coding sequence ATGAGGGAGGTGTTTACGGTGTCTAAAGTTCGAGTTGCCACGACCTCACTGGCCGGCTGCTTCGGCTGCCACATGTCATTCCTCGATATGGATGAACGCATTGTAGGGCTACTTGAGCATGTTGAGTTCAGCCGCTCCCCTATCAATGATATCAAGCACTGCGATCCCTGCGATATCGGGCTTGTCGAAGGGGCACTCTGCAATGCAGATAATGTTCACGTGCTCAAGGAGTTCCGGGAGAACTGCAAGATCCTGATCGCTGTTGGCGCCTGTGCCATCAACGGCGGCGTGCCTGCCATGCGCAACCACTTCACCCTTCAGGAGTGCCTGGAAGAGGCGTTCCTCGATATGATCGGCGTGGATAACCCGCACATTCCGAATGATGTGGAGATTCCACTGCTGCTATCAAAGGTGCATCCGCTGCACGAGGTAGTGAAGGTGGACTACTACCTGCCCGGCTGCCCACCATCTGCCGATGCATTTGTGAAGGTACTGACCGACCTTCTCGAAGGAAAAGAGCCCAGCCTGCCCAAGAGCATGCTGCATTACGATTGA